Proteins encoded by one window of Gopherus evgoodei ecotype Sinaloan lineage unplaced genomic scaffold, rGopEvg1_v1.p scaffold_58_arrow_ctg1, whole genome shotgun sequence:
- the LOC115643416 gene encoding HLA class II histocompatibility antigen, DR alpha chain-like isoform X2, translated as MGAGRGVPMAQLALLTLLALPGSGAVTVENILSQAEFYQRTDQSQQGSGEFMFEFDQDEIFHVDLERKETVWRLPDFGKFASFEAQGALGNIAVDKQNLDILFQRSNHTWAENVPPEVTVFPEDPVELGEPNVLICFVDKFFPPALSVTWLKNGQEVTGGVYETDFYPRQDNSFRKFSYLPFLPSQGDFYDCRVEHGGLPKPFTKHWEAQVPTPVPETTETLVCALGLAVGIVGIIAGTILIIKGMKMNAARNPRGPL; from the exons ggccctgctcacccTGCTGGCCCTGCCAGGCTCCGGGGCAGTGACAG TGGAGAACATACTGTCCCAGGCGGAGTTCTACCAGCGCACGGACCAGTCCCAGCAGGGGTCTGGGGAGTTCATGTTCGAGTTCGACCAGGATGAGATCTTCCACGTGGACCTGGAGAGGAAGGAGACCGTCTGGCGCCTGCCCGACTTCGGCAAGTTCGCCAGCTTCGAGGCGCAGGGCGCCCTGGGTAACATCGCCGTGGACAAGCAGAACCTGGACATCCTGTTCCAGAGGTCCAACCACACGTGGGCTGAGAATG TGCCCCCTGAGGTGACCGTGTTCCCTGAAGACCCCGTGGAGCTGGGAGAGCCCAACGTCCTGATCTGCTTCGTGGACAAGTTCTTCCCACCGGCGCTCAGCGTGACGTGGCTGAAGAACGGGCAGGAGGTGACTGGGGGCGTCTACGAGACCGACTTCTACCCCCGCCAGGACAACTCTTTCCGCAAGTTCTCCTacctgcccttcctccccagccaggGCGACTTCTATGACTGCCGGGTGGAGCACGGGGGGCTGCCCAAGCCCTTCACAAAGCACTGGG AAGCCCAGGTGCCCACCCCTGTCCCCGAGACCACAGAGACCCTGGTGTGCGCCCTGGGCCTGGCTGTGGGCATCGTCGGCATCATCGCGGGCACCATCCTCATCATCAAGGGGATGAAGATGAACGCTGCCCGCAACCCGCGGGGCCCCTT GTAA
- the LOC115643416 gene encoding HLA class II histocompatibility antigen, DR alpha chain-like isoform X4, whose amino-acid sequence MGAGRGVPMAQLALLTLLALPGSGAVTVENILSQAEFYQRTDQSQQGSGEFMFEFDQDEIFHVDLERKETVWRLPDFGKFASFEAQGALGNIAVDKQNLDILFQRSNHTWAENVPPEVTVFPEDPVELGEPNVLICFVDKFFPPALSVTWLKNGQEVTGGVYETDFYPRQDNSFRKFSYLPFLPSQGDFYDCRVEHGGLPKPFTKHWEAQVPTPVPETTETLVCALGLAVGIVGIIAGTILIIKGMKMNAARNPRGPL is encoded by the exons ggccctgctcacccTGCTGGCCCTGCCAGGCTCCGGGGCAGTGACAG TGGAGAACATACTGTCCCAGGCGGAGTTCTACCAGCGCACGGACCAGTCCCAGCAGGGGTCTGGGGAGTTCATGTTCGAGTTCGACCAGGATGAGATCTTCCACGTGGACCTGGAGAGGAAGGAGACCGTCTGGCGCCTGCCCGACTTCGGCAAGTTCGCCAGCTTCGAGGCGCAGGGCGCCCTGGGTAACATCGCCGTGGACAAGCAGAACCTGGACATCCTGTTCCAGAGGTCCAACCACACGTGGGCTGAGAATG TGCCCCCTGAGGTGACCGTGTTCCCTGAAGACCCCGTGGAGCTGGGAGAGCCCAACGTCCTGATCTGCTTCGTGGACAAGTTCTTCCCACCGGCGCTCAGCGTGACGTGGCTGAAGAACGGGCAGGAGGTGACTGGGGGCGTCTACGAGACCGACTTCTACCCCCGCCAGGACAACTCTTTCCGCAAGTTCTCCTacctgcccttcctccccagccaggGCGACTTCTATGACTGCCGGGTGGAGCACGGGGGGCTGCCCAAGCCCTTCACAAAGCACTGGG AAGCCCAGGTGCCCACCCCTGTCCCCGAGACCACAGAGACCCTGGTGTGCGCCCTGGGCCTGGCTGTGGGCATCGTCGGCATCATCGCGGGCACCATCCTCATCATCAAGGGGATGAAGATGAACGCTGCCCGCAACCCGCGGGGCCCCTTGTGA